One window from the genome of Ramlibacter henchirensis encodes:
- a CDS encoding alpha/beta fold hydrolase: MVPSSNYVTCAGREIHFMEWGAGNAATVIAWHGLARTGRDMDELAGHLSGRWRVICPDTLGRGFSQWSPQPDVEYSLAFYSQLAADLFDRLGIDSAHWVGTSMGGAIGTVCAGGLVQPRLKGRVRSLVLNDNAPRLAQAAVERIKAYAGNPPAFATMGELEAFFRQVYKPFGWLSDAQWRRLTETSARRLPDGRLTPHYDPAMVRQFIDHPRDYDLWQHYDAIEAPVLCLRGAESDLVLPDAVEEMKRRGPGARGRLRVVEVPGCGHAPALNVAEQLDLVAGFIEESERAFQAARLVTA, from the coding sequence ATGGTTCCGAGCTCGAATTACGTCACCTGCGCCGGCCGCGAGATCCACTTCATGGAGTGGGGCGCCGGGAACGCCGCGACCGTCATCGCCTGGCACGGCCTGGCGCGCACCGGCCGCGACATGGACGAACTGGCCGGGCACCTGAGCGGCCGCTGGCGGGTGATCTGCCCCGACACGCTGGGCCGCGGCTTCTCGCAATGGAGCCCGCAACCGGACGTCGAGTACTCGCTGGCCTTCTACTCGCAACTGGCCGCGGACCTGTTCGACCGGCTCGGCATCGACAGCGCGCACTGGGTCGGTACATCCATGGGCGGAGCCATCGGCACCGTGTGCGCAGGTGGCCTCGTGCAGCCGCGGCTGAAGGGCCGCGTGCGCAGCCTGGTGCTCAACGACAACGCGCCGCGTCTGGCGCAAGCGGCGGTGGAACGGATCAAGGCCTATGCGGGCAACCCGCCGGCCTTCGCCACGATGGGGGAACTCGAGGCGTTCTTCCGGCAGGTCTACAAGCCCTTCGGCTGGCTGAGCGACGCGCAGTGGCGCCGGCTCACCGAGACTTCGGCGCGCCGGCTGCCCGACGGCCGCCTGACGCCGCACTACGACCCCGCGATGGTTCGCCAGTTCATCGACCATCCGCGCGACTACGACCTCTGGCAGCACTACGACGCGATCGAGGCGCCCGTGCTGTGCCTGCGCGGCGCCGAGTCCGACCTCGTGCTGCCCGATGCCGTCGAGGAGATGAAGCGGCGCGGCCCGGGCGCGCGCGGCCGCCTGCGCGTGGTGGAAGTGCCCGGCTGCGGCCATGCGCCCGCGCTGAACGTGGCCGAGCAGCTCGACCTGGTGGCCGGCTTCATCGAGGAAAGCGAGCGCGCGTTCCAGGCCGCGCGCCTGGTCACCGCGTAG
- a CDS encoding HAD family hydrolase, which translates to MLDTRKVKAITLDLDDTLWPIWPTIERAEKVLHEWLVENAPMAAALFSNPAALREIRNHLAEQRPELKHDLSAVRRESIRLALYRAGEDPLLAEAAFDAFFAARQQVELFDDVRPALQKLSERFPLVSLSNGNADLERVGLAAYFRAAVSAREFGVGKPDPRIFHAAAGAVDVVPEQVLHVGDDATLDVVGALNAGMQAVWVNRGDHLWPHPQQPHATVTTLTQLCELLA; encoded by the coding sequence ATGCTCGACACCCGGAAGGTCAAGGCCATCACGCTGGACCTGGACGACACGCTCTGGCCGATCTGGCCCACGATCGAACGCGCCGAGAAGGTGCTGCACGAGTGGCTGGTGGAAAACGCGCCCATGGCCGCCGCGCTGTTCTCCAACCCCGCCGCCCTGCGCGAGATCCGCAACCACCTGGCCGAACAGCGGCCCGAACTCAAGCACGACCTGAGCGCGGTGCGGCGCGAGTCCATCCGCCTGGCGCTGTACCGCGCCGGCGAGGACCCGCTGCTGGCCGAAGCCGCCTTCGACGCCTTCTTCGCGGCGCGGCAGCAGGTCGAGCTGTTCGACGACGTGCGTCCGGCGCTGCAGAAACTCTCCGAACGCTTTCCGCTGGTGAGCCTGTCCAACGGCAACGCGGACCTGGAGCGCGTCGGTCTCGCGGCCTACTTCCGCGCGGCGGTGTCGGCGCGTGAATTCGGCGTGGGCAAGCCCGATCCCCGCATCTTCCACGCGGCGGCCGGCGCCGTGGACGTCGTGCCCGAGCAGGTGCTGCATGTCGGCGACGACGCGACGCTGGACGTGGTGGGCGCGCTCAACGCGGGCATGCAGGCGGTGTGGGTCAATCGCGGCGACCACCTGTGGCCGCATCCGCAGCAGCCGCACGCGACGGTCACGACGCTGACGCAGCTGTGCGAACTGTTGGCCTGA
- the hemH gene encoding ferrochelatase, which yields MPLASRYRAEPAFTHGQAAATGVLLCNLGTPDEPTPAAVRRYLREFLSDPRVVEIPRAVWLPLLHTVILPRRSSRSAAKYASIWTPEGSPLKVWTERQARLLQGWLGEAGHRVKVRYAMRYGNPSIASQLDALKAEGATRILVIMAYPQYSGTTTASVIDEVNAWAGGIRNVPELRFVRGYHDEPGYIEALASRIGGYWRQNGPPDHFLMSFHGVPQRTLHLGDPYHCECRKTARLLAGRLGLAEGDYTVSFQSRFGRAKWLEPYTEPTLRALAGKGLERVDVACPGFTSDCLETLEEIAQEGRDAFLTAGGKDFRYIPCLNAEPAWIRAFGEITARHLAGWPTQAAPDAQAQERTRQAAAALGATR from the coding sequence ATGCCCCTCGCCTCCCGTTACCGCGCCGAACCGGCCTTCACCCACGGCCAGGCGGCGGCCACCGGTGTCCTGCTGTGCAACCTGGGCACGCCCGACGAGCCGACACCGGCCGCAGTGCGGCGCTACCTGCGCGAATTCCTCTCCGACCCGCGTGTGGTGGAGATCCCGCGCGCCGTGTGGTTGCCGCTGCTGCACACCGTCATCCTGCCGCGACGTTCCTCCAGATCGGCGGCGAAGTACGCCAGCATCTGGACGCCGGAAGGATCGCCGCTGAAGGTGTGGACCGAGCGGCAGGCCAGGCTGCTGCAAGGCTGGCTGGGCGAGGCCGGGCACCGGGTGAAGGTGCGCTACGCGATGCGCTACGGCAATCCTTCCATCGCATCGCAGCTCGATGCGCTCAAGGCCGAAGGGGCCACGCGCATCCTGGTCATCATGGCCTACCCGCAGTACTCGGGCACCACGACCGCCAGCGTGATCGACGAAGTCAATGCGTGGGCCGGGGGCATCCGCAACGTGCCGGAACTGCGGTTCGTGCGGGGCTACCACGACGAGCCCGGCTACATCGAAGCGCTGGCCAGCCGCATCGGCGGCTACTGGCGCCAGAACGGGCCGCCCGACCACTTCCTCATGAGCTTCCATGGCGTGCCGCAGCGCACGCTCCATCTCGGTGATCCGTACCACTGCGAGTGCCGCAAGACGGCTCGGCTGCTGGCGGGCCGGCTCGGACTGGCAGAGGGCGATTACACGGTGTCGTTCCAGTCGCGCTTCGGCCGCGCCAAGTGGCTGGAGCCGTACACCGAGCCCACGCTGCGCGCATTGGCGGGCAAGGGACTGGAGCGCGTCGACGTGGCGTGTCCGGGGTTCACCAGCGACTGCCTGGAGACTCTGGAAGAGATCGCGCAGGAAGGCCGCGATGCCTTCCTCACCGCGGGCGGGAAGGACTTCCGCTATATCCCCTGCCTGAACGCCGAGCCAGCCTGGATCCGTGCCTTCGGCGAGATCACCGCGCGGCATCTCGCGGGCTGGCCCACGCAGGCCGCGCCCGATGCGCAGGCGCAGGAGCGTACGCGGCAGGCCGCCGCGGCGCTGGGCGCTACGCGGTGA